The Brassica oleracea var. oleracea cultivar TO1000 chromosome C6, BOL, whole genome shotgun sequence genomic interval CCCTTCTTCCAGTCGTCTAAATGCTCCATTTTAATAAAACGTGTATTTATTATAAAATAAGGAGAAAGTTTGTATCTTTATTAGACAATAAGAAGCCCTTTACATAGGGAATTACATAAGTATGAAACTCTAATACAATATGGGCTATAAAATACAAAGACATAAGAATATGAGCCTCTGAATATGGGCTTCCACCAGACCTTGGTTTATAACACTCCCCCTTGGAAGATCATCTCCGAAGTGGTTTGTAATACGCTTTGGATGTTGCCTCATTAAAACCTTAACAGGAAAACCCAATGGGATAAAACTATGGTGAAGGAAAAAGAGTACAACACGTATTACTCCCCCTGTTGAGTACATCTCTGGATGTCAGTAACACCTTAGTAATTAGATTCACTAAATCCTCGCTTGAGTGAACTTAGACGGACAAACAACCTGTATCACCAAAATAATTTACCCTTCTTCGGGTAGGTTAGTATCAAATGGACCTAAGTCTTTAGTTCCTTGTAGGTAACAAAAATATGTATAATCCCGTTCTAGTGCCTTTGGGTCGATCATGAGCTATATCTAGCTAATAGATTACGGCAAATTATTTATCTAGCCTTGTATGGCTCGCCAAATCCGTCAAAACTGTATGGCACTTAGACATGGCATTTCGGGACCAAAGATCTCCTCATTTTCTTCATTAGGACCGAAATTATCTTTTCTAAACTGAGGAACCTTATAATTACGGGACTTGTCAATTCGTAAGCTTAGTCCATATCAAACTTCTTGAGCATGTTATCTACGTATGTCATTTGATGCATAAGGATTTTCTTTTCAAGGTGCTCAATGTATAATCCAATATATAATCTTNNNNNNNNNNNNNNNNNNNNNNNNNNNNNNNNNNNNNNNNNNNNNNNNNNNNNNNNNNNNNNNNNNNNNNNNNNNNNNNNNNNNNNNNNNNNNNNNNNNNNNNNNNNNNNNNNNNNNNNNNNNNNNNNNNNNNNNNNNNNNNNNNNNNNNNNNNNNNNNNNNNNNNNNNNNNNNNNNNNNNNNNNNNNNNNNNNNNNNNNNNNNNNNNNNNNNNNNNNNNNNNNNNNNNNNNNNNNNNNNNNNNNNNNNNNNNNNNNNNNNNNNNNNNNNNNNNNNNNNNNNNNNNNNNNNNNNNNNNNNNNNNNNNNNNNNNNNNNNNNNNNNNNNNNNNNNNNNNNNNNNNNNNNNNGTTTTTGTCAAGCGTTTTTGTATTCAAATATTATATCATCATCGACGTCGATATTTTTTTACCGGTTCCATTTATAATCCAGACATGACATAATGCATTTAGATCATATTATTTTCAGGTACCTGATCTTTATTCATGGTCATGTCTAAGGTTTCCTTTTAGACAACCTTAATTTCGGATCCGCCATTTCAATTTTTTGCTCTTCTTATTTTCGAGTAATACATGTATGAAATCGTCTTATCTTAACTAAGTCCAATATCAATTTTATTAGAGCATAACCCGCTGGTATATTTCAGTTTGGGTCATCAAACATGTCTGGCAATTGACTTGTTTAAATTCTGAGAATAATTCATTCTTTCGACTCTTATTATATATTCATATTTGAGGATCATTATTCATTCTCGAAATAGTTTACCAGCTTATTATTTCTCTCCCTGATGTTGGATATACGGATTTATCTAATCCATGGCTTAGCCTTAATCATATCTCTCGTGGCCTTATGTATTCTTATGGAGATTTCTATCCAACGTATACACTTAATTCAATTTCAGATCCCATCTTATAACTATGTGGTGGAGCAAATTATTTAAGTTCTCTATATGGGAACATTAATTCTTGACCCTTTATCAAATTCATGGGAGAGTCTCTATTTGTTCTTTGGCATTATACGAACAAATTTTACTGCAACTTATAAGGATTCATAAATCCACCGGTATCACCAATTACTCTTGCAAACTTATTGCAGATTTTGACAAGGATATGTACAACCATATGTCGTCACATATGATGGATGATCAGTCCATCCGTGGGTGATCAAGCCCACAAAATTCCTTGCTTATTTTCAAAATATCATGGTGAATACTCATATTATCAATTCCCTTATTCAAAGGGGCATAGAATGTCGCATACTTAACCGGAATTGCATGACCGGTTTGCCAATCATTAATCTCTATATATCTTTCTGTTGTGCAATTTCGTTTTCAGATTTGATTTTGGCCGAGTTCTATTTGGGCTATTGTTATCGTGGATGCTTAACTTATTTAGGGATTTTGGGATTCTCTGATTCTCCCCCTCGAGATAATAACACTTAATGTTCATTTTTCTCGTATTGAATCTCAAACTTAGGCAATTTAATATCAAATTTTGTTCCCTTAGACAGTAATTTTGAAAACATCATGCATTAAATAAATCAAGGTGTGCAACAAAGAGCCAGAAATAAATTAAGTCTGAATAGATTAATAGGGTTTTAAATTCGGCTAAGATTTTAAGTTTGGCTAAGATATAGATTCGACCAAGATAGATTATTCAAAAGACTTTGGCCAAGGAATTTTGGCCAAGGGGATTCGGCCAAGTTGATTTTACCAAAATTCTTTGGCCAAGAGATTCTATTAGTTTGACTAGATTTCATATTTGGCCAATAGAAATTTCAATTTGGCCAAGCTTTTGCCTTCTGTCAAGGTCTTTTAAAGGTTGGCCATGAGAATTTAGACTTTGCATTTGATCAAGATTTAAGCTAGGCCAAGTTTCTACATTTGGCCAAGGCTTTAAAGATCATGTGATTGTTCATTAGGCCAAACTTAAGTTTCGGCCAGGCCAAATCCGAATGGTTCTAGGATTCTTATAGATCTCGGCCAAGGAGTAATTTTATGATCAGATTTTAAGTTTTAAACAAGTGATCATGTCTTAAAATTTGGCTAAGATTTCATTTGGCCAAGCCTTTGAGAAACGATCCTACAAATGTTCATATGAACATGTATAGTCTTGGCCAAGCCAAATCCAAACAGTTTTAGGATTTGATTATGTGTTTCAGATTTGCTAGATTTTTCAGCATACGATTCAAGGTTTAAAAACACATATAGGCCAGGCAATGTAATCGAATCAAGTTTAGCATATGATGAAGTTTTGATCCTACGGCCAAGCTTTTAATCATGCGGATAGGATTTCATGCAATCTCTAAGGTTTAAACAAGCAAGGCATCATTTTCAATCAAGTAATCAGCTAGCAAATCAGATTTGGATCAAGTGAGCATGTGACTGAGCAAATTAAATCTAGGTTCCACTAATAGGATTTAGACACAAGAACATGTAATTATTCTTAGTCTAATTATGCAACCTCAAACATGTATTTATGCATGAAAAATATCAAGTTATACAAGCATAAAATCGGCCAAGACAAAAACCCTAATAACTTTGTAACAGCCTTGTAACAGCCTTCCTATATTTTTTTTTAGGGTTCTAGGTTTTAGCATGCAATTTCAGTTTTAATGTTTATGTTTCGATTTCTAAAATTAAAACATGTAATTTCTATTAGAGATCAGATCAAACAATTAGGTTTTATCAATCCTATCATGTGATTAACAAAATCAGATTTTAAACCTCAACATGCGATTTTGATTTTAATGTTTAGCATATGATTTGAAAACCTAAATCATACAAATTCTATTAACAAACAGATCATACAATCAAGTTTTAATAATCCTAGCATGTGATTAGGTGGTTTATATCAGTTCATACGAAATATGCATGATGCAATCAATACAGTAATACACAAACAAATCTCTCGGCCAAGTCAAAGATCAAGCCACACGGCTACTTGATGGAATCAATTCATTACCATCCTAGCATAAGATTCTAAGTGTAATTGCAATCAATCAATATGATCAAATTAGGTTATGTATGAATGATGCAACAAGCCGCACGGCCACAAAGTATGATCAAGTCTAGAACAATTAACCTAGCATATAGTTTCAGTTTCAACAGGATTATACAGTTTCAGATTCAAGTATTCGATATCAAACAATCAAGACTAGGTTATATGGAAACACTTAACCTAACAGGCGGTTAGGGTTTCAATTAAAACAAGCAATACAATTTCAATTCATTCATATTTATCAATATCAGATTCGAGTATGAGATTTAAACAATCTTAGCAACAAATCTATGTGATCAAGACAATCAATTCGATTTCAAGTTTCAAGCATTAGGGTTTTCAATTTCAAACTATCAAAGCTAGTAATTTCGATTTCAATATGATCAAATTCAATCTCAATCAACATTCAATTAGTTTTAATCAATCAATCAGATTTCGAATTAGGGTTTATGCAAAAATCGAATGTGTTTTGGGTTTTAGGTTTTCGAGTTTGATCTTAGATCAATGGGATTCGATTTGAGATTCAAAACCATTAAAGATTTCGATTTTAATTGATCAATTGATCAATCTCGATTTAGGGTTTGAGGGTATCGAACTTTCGAGCTTCGATTTACTCTTTGGTGTTTTGATCTATTATCCTATGGTTTTTGATTCATAATAGATTAGGGTTTTATGGTTTTAATTCTTTATCAAAAGCCATATTCGATTATGGGTTCTTAGGTTTCGAGTTACCTTTAACCTTAGATGTTTGTTGAACAGAGCACCAAAGGGATGAACCGCAAACTGGAACACGAACGGGACGCGAGCTGACTGCTATCGGATCGTGAACAGACTGAGGCTGAGGCCGCGAGCTGTCTGTGAGCTGGAGTTGTCGCGAACGGGATGCTTGCTGTCGGGAACGCGAGCTGTCCGGGATGCGAGTTGAGGCTGAGTTCGTCTGAGCTAGGATCGGACTGAGATCGTCTGTAGGCTAAGCTGAGACGGATCGGGAACGCCTATGAACTCCTTTTGATCTGAATGGAAAAGATAGTTTGATCGCACGGGCAGCAACTCCTCTCGGCTTGAACTCCGTGTTGATATTATATTTTAATTCCTTCGGCTCATGAAACAACACGAGGAGCATTAGATAACATGAACGCCAACAAGATAACATGAATCAACTAAGGTATGATAAACTTATCTTGCACAGGAGTTGAGTTCGGCTAGAAAATCCTTGTTGGAATCGGATTTGGTTTCCAAATCAAAATCAGTGCGCACTGTATCTGTGCATGGGGGCGCGTCGGTGGTCAGATCGACAAGCGGTTTGGACTTACGGATTCGTCTTGGCGAGGGCTTCGATTTGATATCTTGATCGTTTTCTGGGTCCTCACGGTTTGAGAGAACGGCCTCTTTGAAGTTCCGAGGCAGATTCATTTGCGTTTAGGGTTTGATGATTTTCGGCTGAGTTGAAGAATATTTCGTGGGGGCTTAGGGCTAGAGGTTATCGTGATGATAACGTGTTATAAAATAAGGGGAAAGTTTGTATCTTTATTAGACAATAAGGAACCCTTTATATAAGGAACTACATAAGTATGAAACTCTAATACAATATGAACTAGAAAATACAAAGACATAAGAATATGAACCTTCGAATATGGGCTTCCAGCGGACGTTGGTTTATAAGAGTATTCTCTCTATGTAAACATCAAGTTAATCAAAGATACTAAGTTTTATTTTATTCATGTCGGTTGAGATTGTCTTCATAATCTTATATAGCATCACAAAGTATAGCTATTTTGGCTATGAGTACTGTAGCTTCACATTTTACAGGTTTTTATCATTCCTTTGGCTTACCATTTTTTCCTTGTTATCATAAAACTGTTTCCTCTCTGCTATGAGATATTAGACGCTTTCTTTCTTTCCGTATTCATTTTATTATTTAGTTTGGACTACTAAATTAGGCTAAAAGGAACACTTTGACTAGCGACATGAAACAGAAAAAAGACCATAGCTTAATTAGACAGAAGTAGTATTAGTAACTTGTATGTAAAGAAAGGAATTACAGTCATTTTGTTTGTTTCCAGAACCTTGGTTTTATAATAAAACTCATGATGATGAATATCTAGGAAAGCAAATTCAACATACAGTATCTTGGTTCCTGAATAAAATTAAGAGTAAAGAAAATAACAAAGTTTAAGATTCATCCAAGGTTAGTTGGATACCAACTGAAACCGAGCAATGTCATAACATAAAACTTAAGAGAAACACCATTGAACATGAAGTAGTTTGTTCTAAGACAAAGAAAAGCAGCTCGCCTGCTACAACAAGAGGAAAAGACTTACCCAAACGAGTCTATCCACCAGAGAAGCATATCCACATACTACATATCTCCCTCAGAAAGTAAACCACATTCCATACTTCTTCACATATAGGTGACTGGTTTTCTGCTTTGGCATATGCTTCTTTACAGCAGTAAGACCCAAAAAAAAAAACACAACCAAGCTTCGACGATGCCTTTAAACCGGTATTGAACTAAATCAACCAAACCATGCACGATTTGGTTCGGTTCAGTATGAATGCCCTAGGCTCTCGATCTCTATATTAATAGTAAGATTGCCTAGGATGATTTGCATTCATTTGTCTGATCATGAATTCAACCCGATTGATCTGTTTCACGATATATTCTCTAGATTGCCAGCCAAGTCAATAGGGAGGTTTCGTTGCGTGTCGGAGGAATGGAGGTCCATACTTTGTAGTGAAGATTTTACCGAGTTGTTCATAACCAAGTCTTCCACTCACCCGAGTCTCTTATTTGCCATGAAAGTCGCTAAAAACAACGAGTTTCAGTTCTTTTTGTCGCCTCAGCTTCATAGTCAGAATGAGAAGTCGACTTTAGCCGCCTGTTTTAAGCTGAAGTTACCTGAAGACATGCCGCTAGAATTTTGTAGTCATGCCTCAGGTTTGTTCTGTTTCCGTCATATGCCGCCGATCTCAAAGAAGGAATATACAACGCATGTGATATGTAACCCTAGCGTAGGACAGTCTGTTTTCTTACCTAAACTTGGGACGGGCAGGGACGGTAAGAGCTTTTTAGGGTTTGATCCGATTGACAAGGTATTCAAGGTATTGTCATCCTATTCATCTCATTCCTCTGTTAATTATATTTTGACATTAGGAACTGCTGAAATGAGGTGGAGAAGGATACACTGTCCCTTATCCCTTTACCCTTTGTCTAAAGGGATATGCATCAGTGGAGTTATATATTACCTGGCTCGAAAAACCTATGAAACTTACTATATAGTTTGCTTTGATGTTCGGTCTGAGATATTCGAGTTTCTGCACGCAGACTTCATTGATTTTTATGCTACAAGATTGATTAACTATGAGGGTCAACTAGGTCTCATTAGTTGGCCTGAAAATTCCGTTGATGCAAGTATGGCTTTGTGGGTTCTAGAGGATGGCGAGAATTGGTCGGAACATGCCTTCACTCTTCCTGGTGATAAATTCAGCGACGTTGCCTGTAATGTTTCAAAGGTTTCCGTAGTTGGAGTGACCGCTATTGGTGAAATTGTTTTGATGAAGAAGGGCTATTATGACTCCGACCCATTTAAGGTTTTCTACTTCCATCCCAAACAGAACACTGTCAAACACCTTGAAGCTCAAGGTTTTGAGACATTTGGTAGAGTTTACGCCTTTGTAGGCCATGTAGAAGATCTTACGCTTATGAATTGTCACCAGCTGCAACAAGATCGTCTGAAGTTTGATATGAAATATCACCAGCTGCAAAAAGATGTTGTTAGGTTTGAAAAGATTAACAAATTTGCTGCTCTGAGTCTTCTAGAGGATGTATGAGAATTTACAGGCCAGTGTCAAAACTGACTGCGAGGATCCCCTTCTCCAACTCGGCTAAAAGCTCTACTTAATACAAGTTGTGTTCTCTGTTCGTAAACATGAAAGGCTGAAATTGTCTACATAATGATTATAATTTCAGAGGGTAGCTATTTTGGCTGTGAGTGTAGCTTCGTATTTACAGGTTTTATATAAGCTTTATCATTCCCTTGGCTTAGCAATTTTTTTATTTTTTTATTTTTTTTATTTTTGGTTATCATAAACTCTTTTCTCTCTGCTATTTGATATGAGACGTACAATACTTAACTTTCCGTATGCATTTTTCCTTTTTTTATTATTAGTTTTGACTGCTAAAAGCTAATTCAACATAAAACTAGACAAACACAACATGAAGTCGTCCGATTTCGGTAGCTTGTTTTTAGACGACGAAAAGCTGCTCGCTGGGTTTTGCAACCACAGTGCTGCTATTGCAACTAGAAACCATCTACATAAATTTTGCTTCCCGAAAATTAATTTGTTGGGTTTTTTTTTTATCATCTTGAAGTAATGTTAGTATCGTATTTTCCATACTACATAACTTATTGGTTTTATCTGAGAACAAACTAACCTTTCCAAACTAAAGGTTCATTAATGTTTCTACATTAGAAAGTTAAGATTTCAAATTCAAAAAAATGTGTAATTATGCAAATTAAAGATGAAGGGATTTACGAGAGATTTGCAGCATGTTTGCAAGTAGTACTGTCAAGCGTGAATTCTATAGTCAGCTCGGGTGATGCAGTCAAACTCTGAGTCTTCATAAGATGGGCAAAATTGTCGGATGTTGAATCGTCTGTGATATTTTTCATAATTTCTAATAGCATAATTATCTAAAGTTAAAAAAATAATATTTCCAAACAAGGCTAGACTCCAGAAACTGTTTTAAAAGAAAATGAAACAGAGAGTATCTTTGCAATAAAGTAGCTAATGACACAGAAACTATAAAACGGTTCTTTGTTTTATTTCTTTCTTTTCTTTCTTCTTATTGTTGTATTGAACAACTTACATTAGTCTCCCCTTATATAGGTAATAGAAACTTCTTATCTTTTCCTATTACAAGTTAATCTAGGAATCTTAGTCTTTATCCAAAACCTTTAAGTTATTCTTCTTTCCTTTATGGATAACTTGAATCTTAAGCTATCTCTTGAAGCTTATCCAACAGTCTCCCTTCTAAGCTTCAAGACATTTTCACTTAAGTCTTGAACCTTGATCATCTCTCTCATCTCCTTGAACTTGTTCCTTGCAAGTGCTTTAGTCAGGATGTCCGCGCGTTGCTCTGTTCCCGGTATGTGTTCAACATCGATCAGCTCCCGTTCAACACATTCTCTTATAAAGTGGAAGCGTTTGTGAATGTGTTTGCTGCGACGATGCAGAACCGGATTCTTTGCCAAGGCAATGGCTGACTTGTTGTCAACGCGAATCAGTGTTCTTCCAAGCTTTCTTCCTGTGATCTCAGTCATTAACTCTTGCAGCCAGATAGCCTGTTTAGCAGCTTCTGTTGCTGCCATGTATTCGGCCTCACAAGAGGATAGAGCCACCACGTCTTGTTTCTGCGAGCACCACGAGATTGGCGTGTCACCGAAGCAAAATAGATGACCAGTGGTACTTCTTCCATCATCTGGATCAGTGTTGTGGCTGCTATCGCTATATCCTATCAGTCCTTGAGATCCTCCATGCTTGAACATTAACCCGTAACCGAGAGTCCCTTTCAAATATCTCAATACTTGCTTTAACGCTTTTCCATGTGACTCTCTTGGTGATTGCATAAATCTACTTAGAATGCCAACACTAAACCCCATATCAGGTCTAGTATGCATTAAGTATCTCAGACATCCTATTCTTCTCCTGTATTCGCTTGCATTTATCTCTGTTTCATCCATTGCCTTCGAGAGATGTAATCCGAACTCCATTGGTACGTAGACTGAGTTACAACTATCCATCTCTGTTTCTTCTAAAATTCGTCGAGCATAAGCTTCTTGCTTAATCATGATTCCTTGTATGCTCTGTTTTACTTCTATGCCGAGATAATAGGTAAGCAAGCCTAAATCAGTCATCTCAAACTCGCCGGACATCGCGTCTTTGAACTCCTTGATAGATTCCACTGAGCTACCCGTGATGAATAAGTCATCTACATATACAGCTACTATAAGTAGCTTACCTTTTTCCTCCTTGCGATAGACAGAGTTCTCCTTGACACACTTCTTAAACCGTAATCCTTTTAGTATCTGATCAAGCTTCGTGTTCCATGCTCTAGGAGCTTGTCGCAGGCCATATAAAGCTTTCTTAAGTTTGAAAACCTTATGTTCTTCTCCCTTCTTTTCAAACCCTTCTGGTTGCGACACAAACACCTCTTCAATCAACTCACCGTGTAAAAAGGCTGTCTTAACATCTAGGTGGTGGATTTCCCATCCGTTTGCAGCAGCTAGACCAATAAGAAACCGTATTGTTTCCATACGAGCGACTGGAGCAAAGACTTCATCATAGTCTATGCCATGCTCTTGCACATAACCTTTCGCAACAAGCCTTGACTTGTACTTGTTGATGCTTCCGTCTGCGTTGCGCTTGATTTTGAAAATCCATTTGAGTCCTATCACCTTTACTCCGTGTGGTTTTTCAATAAGGATCCAGGTTTCGTTTTTGTCTATCGAATCAATCTCATCCTTACACGCAATCCTCCAACGCTTGTCTTTGAGTGCCTCTTGAATACTTGCAGGTTCATCATTCAGTGCGAGGAGTAACACTTCACACTCAACGTCAGATAGTAATACGTAGTCTTTAAGATAGGCAGGTGGATTGACTTGACGAGATGATCTTCTTTGACCTGTAGGGTTCTCGTTCTCAGTTTCTTCTTCTACTTCTGACTCTGTTTCATCTTCCTCTGCTTCGAACGGCTGTGATATTGGTTCTGTAGCAGCTTCTTCGTTACCAACATAAGGACCACTTCCATTGTCCTCTGTGCTCCCCCACGTCATGTGAAACATGCCTGGATCGGTTCTAACTTGTTCACCTTCTCCCTTCCAATTCCAACAT includes:
- the LOC106297502 gene encoding F-box protein At3g57590-like, whose amino-acid sequence is MICIHLSDHEFNPIDLFHDIFSRLPAKSIGRFRCVSEEWRSILCSEDFTELFITKSSTHPSLLFAMKVAKNNEFQFFLSPQLHSQNEKSTLAACFKLKLPEDMPLEFCSHASGLFCFRHMPPISKKEYTTHVICNPSVGQSVFLPKLGTGRDGKSFLGFDPIDKVFKVLSSYSSHSSVNYILTLGTAEMRWRRIHCPLSLYPLSKGICISGVIYYLARKTYETYYIVCFDVRSEIFEFLHADFIDFYATRLINYEGQLGLISWPENSVDASMALWVLEDGENWSEHAFTLPGDKFSDVACNVSKVSVVGVTAIGEIVLMKKGYYDSDPFKVFYFHPKQNTVKHLEAQGFETFGRVYAFVGHVEDLTLMNCHQLQQDRLKFDMKYHQLQKDVVRFEKINKFAALSLLEDV